The Aminithiophilus ramosus genome contains a region encoding:
- a CDS encoding M20 family metallopeptidase — protein sequence MATFDSEEARELLTSLVRIPSPYFEEEEIMRFALDWLRRGDVPAWPHRFHEEKLFDYRGVNVVGIVEGTVPGPTIILNGHLDTVKLCAGWTRDPFGAAVEGDRLYGLGACDMKGGVVAIMMALREFCRREKAFAGKILYSFVCDEEGPFGLGTDALILDGFLDGNADVAVITEPSSAFACSDFPCLCLGARGGWNYSVDVRGKSAHGAQPELGINAVSEAAKILLELERTPLPSHEKLGPAALCCIDFHGGGAALSVPDEAHFSVFRHVVVGETKDSIRREAEAAIGRAAIRGLATIRFRDAPHEACDGFPAYVLDERHAMVGEMIAATEAVTGRRPSINYFSSVGDFCYTGGRLKVPTLVIGPKGDNFHGADEYVELKSVVSCAEILLHFLRRLTTAP from the coding sequence ATGGCGACGTTCGACTCGGAAGAGGCCCGAGAGCTGCTGACCTCTCTGGTCCGGATCCCGAGTCCCTATTTCGAGGAAGAGGAGATCATGCGTTTCGCCCTCGACTGGCTTCGTCGCGGCGACGTCCCCGCCTGGCCGCACCGCTTCCACGAGGAGAAACTGTTCGACTACCGTGGCGTCAACGTCGTCGGCATCGTCGAAGGGACCGTTCCCGGGCCGACGATCATCCTCAACGGCCATCTGGACACGGTAAAACTCTGCGCGGGATGGACGAGAGATCCCTTCGGCGCCGCCGTCGAGGGCGACAGGCTTTACGGCCTCGGCGCCTGCGACATGAAGGGCGGCGTCGTCGCCATCATGATGGCCCTCCGGGAGTTCTGCCGCAGGGAGAAGGCCTTCGCCGGCAAGATCCTCTACAGCTTCGTCTGCGATGAAGAAGGGCCTTTCGGCCTGGGGACGGATGCCCTCATCCTCGACGGCTTCCTCGACGGAAACGCCGACGTGGCCGTCATCACCGAACCGAGCAGCGCCTTCGCCTGCAGCGACTTTCCCTGCCTCTGCCTCGGAGCCCGAGGGGGGTGGAATTATTCCGTCGACGTCAGGGGCAAGTCGGCCCACGGCGCCCAGCCGGAGTTGGGAATCAACGCCGTCAGCGAAGCGGCGAAAATCTTGCTGGAACTGGAGAGAACCCCTCTGCCCTCGCACGAAAAGTTGGGACCGGCGGCACTCTGCTGCATCGATTTCCACGGCGGAGGAGCGGCCCTATCCGTGCCTGACGAGGCCCATTTCAGCGTCTTCCGCCACGTCGTCGTCGGCGAGACGAAGGATTCGATCCGCCGTGAGGCGGAGGCCGCCATCGGGCGCGCGGCCATAAGAGGCCTGGCGACGATCCGTTTCAGGGATGCGCCCCACGAGGCCTGCGACGGCTTCCCCGCCTACGTTCTCGACGAAAGGCATGCCATGGTCGGCGAAATGATCGCCGCCACCGAGGCCGTGACGGGGAGGAGACCGTCGATCAACTACTTCTCCAGCGTCGGCGATTTCTGCTACACCGGAGGCCGCCTCAAGGTCCCCACCCTCGTCATCGGACCCAAAGGTGATAATTTTCACGGAGCCGACGAATATGTGGAACTGAAGAGCGTCGTCTCCTGTGCGGAGATTCTTCTCCACTTCCTCCGACGCCTGACGACGGCACCGTGA
- a CDS encoding tRNA-binding protein, whose protein sequence is MSEDKPSLSAQNLDYETFLAVDMRVGRIIAVEPNAKARKPSYCLKVDFGPEIGVKASSAQIVDLYDRGDLIGRRVIAVVNFPPKRIAGFLSEVLVMGAPDAKGRVALLSVDGDVPLGARIF, encoded by the coding sequence ATGTCCGAAGACAAACCGTCCCTGTCCGCCCAGAACCTCGACTACGAGACTTTCCTCGCCGTCGACATGCGCGTCGGCCGCATCATCGCCGTCGAGCCCAACGCCAAGGCCCGCAAACCCAGCTACTGCCTCAAGGTCGACTTCGGGCCCGAGATCGGCGTCAAGGCCAGCAGCGCCCAGATCGTCGATCTCTACGACAGAGGGGACCTCATCGGCCGCCGCGTCATCGCCGTCGTCAACTTCCCGCCCAAGCGCATCGCCGGTTTCCTTTCGGAGGTGCTCGTCATGGGCGCCCCCGACGCGAAGGGGCGGGTGGCCCTTCTCTCCGTCGACGGCGACGTCCCCCTGGGAGCGCGGATCTTCTAG
- a CDS encoding SAM-dependent methyltransferase: MDIPRIFTVTESGHRIHNPFTPEKFATLGAALRLERGTSVLDLGSGSGEMLCTWARDHGITGTGVDMSPLFTEQAKRRAEELGVADQVTFIHGDAAGYVSDEKVGVAACVGATWIGGGVAGTVELLARSLAFGGIILIGEPYWRRMPPTEEVAKGCLARSVSDFLGLPELLASFGRLGYDVVEMVLADQEGWDRYEAAKWLTMRRWLEANADDDFAQEVRARLTSEPERYAAYTREYLGWGVFALMAR; the protein is encoded by the coding sequence TTGGATATTCCACGGATCTTCACCGTCACGGAGAGCGGTCACCGCATCCACAACCCCTTCACGCCCGAAAAGTTCGCCACTCTCGGCGCGGCGCTGCGTCTGGAGCGGGGGACGAGCGTCCTCGATCTCGGCAGCGGTTCGGGGGAGATGCTCTGCACCTGGGCGCGCGATCACGGCATCACCGGCACCGGCGTCGACATGAGCCCCCTCTTCACCGAGCAGGCGAAACGCCGTGCCGAGGAACTCGGCGTCGCCGACCAGGTCACGTTCATCCACGGCGACGCCGCCGGCTATGTCTCGGACGAGAAGGTCGGCGTGGCGGCCTGCGTCGGCGCCACGTGGATCGGCGGGGGCGTCGCCGGCACGGTGGAGCTTCTGGCCCGGAGCCTGGCCTTCGGAGGGATCATCCTCATCGGCGAGCCCTACTGGCGCCGGATGCCGCCGACGGAAGAGGTTGCCAAGGGCTGTCTTGCCCGATCGGTCTCCGACTTTCTCGGCCTTCCGGAACTCCTCGCGTCTTTCGGCCGCCTCGGCTACGACGTCGTCGAAATGGTCCTGGCCGACCAGGAGGGCTGGGACCGATACGAGGCGGCCAAGTGGCTCACCATGCGCCGGTGGCTCGAGGCCAACGCCGACGACGATTTCGCGCAAGAGGTTCGGGCCAGGCTGACGTCGGAACCGGAGCGCTACGCCGCCTACACGCGCGAATACCTGGGTTGGGGCGTGTTCGCCCTGATGGCGCGGTGA
- a CDS encoding sodium-dependent transporter: protein MSLQDDTRTPQRDRFTSRVGFILASAGSAIGLGNIWRFPYMAGVNGGGAFVFVYLFFVIFVATALLLVEFVIGRHGRSNAVECYRKLSARFAWVGYLGVLTSFLLLAFYSVVGGWTIRYALQACLGRFGGITPDGAGAFFGSFIGGVGAPIAYLFLFMGATAFIIAQGVAAGIERYSKILMPVLFVLLVALVLRSVTLPGAREGLRWFLRPDFSKITLGVVVAALAQSFFSLSVGISSMTTYASYLDREENLIQSAFWVALCDTAIACMAGLVIFPAVFAFSMEPAAGPGLVFITLPAVFGAMPAGTLFAGAFFILLVIAALTSSINMMEVAVSFFSERFSADRKKVATAYGSVCFVIAVPASLSFGVWKEVTFLGKTFFDCYDYFVSNIALSLSALMCALLVGWVWKKGAMEELSNGGTIRSAYVPFWFWTVRYVSPWAIGIIWLESVGLLKPLAALVGLDL, encoded by the coding sequence ATGTCCCTGCAGGATGACACAAGGACGCCTCAGCGCGACCGGTTCACCTCGCGCGTCGGTTTTATCCTGGCCTCGGCCGGTTCCGCCATCGGGCTCGGCAACATCTGGCGTTTTCCCTACATGGCGGGGGTGAACGGCGGCGGCGCCTTCGTCTTCGTCTATCTCTTCTTCGTCATCTTCGTCGCCACGGCCCTTCTCCTCGTCGAGTTCGTCATCGGGCGCCACGGCCGCTCCAACGCCGTCGAGTGCTACCGCAAGCTCTCCGCCCGCTTCGCCTGGGTCGGTTACCTCGGCGTTCTCACCTCCTTCCTCCTCCTGGCCTTCTACTCCGTCGTCGGAGGCTGGACGATCCGCTATGCCCTCCAGGCCTGTCTTGGCCGTTTCGGCGGCATCACGCCCGACGGGGCCGGGGCCTTCTTCGGGAGCTTCATCGGCGGCGTCGGCGCCCCAATCGCCTACCTCTTCCTCTTCATGGGAGCCACGGCCTTCATCATCGCCCAAGGCGTCGCCGCGGGCATCGAGCGCTACAGCAAGATCCTCATGCCCGTTCTCTTCGTTCTCCTCGTCGCCCTCGTCCTCCGTTCCGTCACCCTTCCCGGAGCCCGCGAGGGCCTTCGGTGGTTTCTCCGGCCCGACTTCTCCAAGATCACCCTGGGCGTCGTCGTGGCGGCCCTGGCCCAGAGCTTCTTCTCCCTCAGCGTCGGCATTTCGAGCATGACCACCTACGCCAGCTATCTCGACAGGGAGGAGAATCTGATCCAGTCGGCCTTCTGGGTCGCCCTCTGCGACACGGCCATCGCCTGCATGGCCGGACTGGTCATCTTCCCCGCCGTCTTCGCCTTCTCCATGGAGCCCGCCGCCGGTCCGGGGCTGGTCTTCATCACCCTCCCGGCCGTCTTCGGCGCCATGCCGGCCGGCACCCTCTTCGCCGGGGCCTTCTTCATCCTTCTCGTCATCGCCGCCCTCACGTCGTCGATCAACATGATGGAGGTGGCCGTCTCCTTCTTCTCGGAGCGGTTCTCCGCGGACCGCAAGAAGGTGGCGACGGCCTACGGCTCCGTCTGCTTCGTCATCGCCGTTCCGGCCTCCCTCAGCTTCGGGGTCTGGAAAGAGGTGACCTTCCTGGGCAAAACCTTCTTCGACTGCTACGATTACTTCGTCTCCAACATCGCCCTTTCCCTTTCGGCCCTCATGTGCGCCCTTCTCGTCGGCTGGGTCTGGAAAAAGGGAGCCATGGAGGAGCTTTCCAACGGCGGCACCATCCGCAGCGCCTACGTGCCCTTCTGGTTCTGGACCGTCCGTTACGTCTCCCCCTGGGCCATCGGCATCATCTGGCTCGAGAGCGTCGGCCTCCTCAAACCTCTGGCGGCCCTGGTGGGCCTCGATCTCTAA
- a CDS encoding GyrI-like domain-containing protein: MAARKERVALSVPFETKEYPPVQVISLRGITSLEAVASFHGEAYERLFACLEREGARPAGPPFTLYHCPSCNPEAMDVEVCCPTDGVVRGDEEILSRLVPALRVFATIHVGDYGRLHETWKALEAKMKEEGLVAGTPGIEVYLTDPDRLPVEAWRTEVAFSLA, encoded by the coding sequence ATGGCCGCGAGAAAGGAGAGGGTAGCCCTGTCGGTCCCGTTCGAGACGAAAGAGTATCCTCCTGTCCAGGTGATCAGCCTTCGGGGCATCACCTCTCTGGAGGCCGTCGCCTCCTTCCACGGCGAGGCCTACGAGAGGCTTTTCGCCTGCCTCGAACGGGAGGGGGCCCGTCCGGCGGGACCGCCCTTCACCCTCTACCACTGCCCGTCCTGCAATCCCGAGGCGATGGACGTCGAAGTCTGCTGCCCCACGGACGGAGTCGTGAGAGGCGACGAAGAGATTCTCTCCCGCCTCGTTCCGGCCCTGCGCGTCTTCGCCACGATCCACGTCGGGGACTACGGGCGCCTCCACGAGACGTGGAAGGCCCTCGAGGCCAAGATGAAAGAGGAGGGACTCGTGGCCGGAACGCCGGGGATCGAAGTCTACCTCACCGATCCCGACAGGCTTCCCGTGGAGGCGTGGCGGACGGAAGTCGCCTTCTCCCTGGCCTGA
- a CDS encoding 2-phosphosulfolactate phosphatase, translating to MACLDVVFSPLEILPEADCWLVVDLLRATTTIVAFFELGGRRLLPVVDLDEARSLRDRLPGRWLLMGERQALPPPGFDLGNSPLDLAAFDLGAFDGAVMTTTNGTAALLAAAGRGGALHAACARNARAVAEAVAAHDRIAILCAGLEGRPALDDTACAGLLVERLLALRPRDLSDGARMALALFRSAPFADLVGQSRHGRRLAALGLAADLAYCCERDRSEGRPRLVFEGGRPVLVDGRC from the coding sequence ATGGCCTGTCTCGACGTCGTCTTTTCGCCTCTGGAGATCCTGCCCGAGGCCGACTGCTGGCTCGTCGTCGACCTGCTGCGGGCGACGACGACGATCGTCGCCTTTTTCGAGCTCGGCGGCCGCCGTCTCCTGCCCGTGGTCGATCTCGACGAGGCCCGGTCCCTGCGGGACCGTCTTCCCGGACGGTGGCTTCTCATGGGAGAGCGTCAGGCCCTTCCCCCTCCGGGTTTCGATCTGGGCAATTCGCCCCTCGATCTGGCCGCCTTCGATCTGGGCGCCTTCGACGGCGCCGTCATGACGACGACGAACGGCACGGCGGCCCTCCTGGCCGCCGCCGGAAGGGGCGGCGCCCTTCACGCGGCCTGTGCCCGCAACGCCCGGGCCGTGGCCGAGGCCGTCGCGGCCCACGACAGAATAGCCATCCTCTGCGCCGGCCTGGAGGGGCGGCCGGCCCTGGACGACACGGCCTGCGCCGGCCTTCTCGTCGAAAGGCTCCTGGCCCTGCGACCGCGGGATCTTTCCGACGGGGCCCGGATGGCCCTGGCTCTCTTTCGCAGCGCTCCCTTCGCCGACCTCGTCGGCCAGTCCCGTCACGGTCGAAGGCTGGCCGCCCTGGGCCTCGCGGCCGACCTGGCCTACTGCTGCGAAAGGGACCGCTCCGAAGGGCGGCCCCGACTCGTCTTCGAGGGAGGACGACCGGTCCTCGTCGACGGGCGCTGCTAG
- the metF gene encoding methylenetetrahydrofolate reductase [NAD(P)H] has product MPPTPSRPPASSTASWRQGREGSSLFIVDLFRRTGPVVSFEIFPPKADVPVEKVYDTIEAIADLEPGYVSVTYGAGGSSRDRTVEIASRLHRVYGLNAVAHLTGMSHDVAELDAICTSLLDRGVTNILALRGDRPLEGPDVVKGYPYASELIAHIRSAFPGRFCIAAAAYPEGHVECADGEEDLDHLKEKVEAGADLLISQLFFDNERFHRFRDRLAGRAIDVPLVAGVFPVLNVRQVQRIVSLCGASLPPKFTRMMARYANHPEALAEAGVAYATEQIVDLLASGVDGIHLYTMNRPETTRRIMANIGRLRSVR; this is encoded by the coding sequence ATGCCGCCGACGCCATCGAGGCCGCCCGCCTCGTCGACCGCCTCATGGCGGCAAGGAAGGGAGGGGAGTAGCCTGTTCATCGTCGACCTCTTCCGCAGGACCGGACCCGTCGTCTCCTTCGAAATCTTTCCCCCCAAGGCCGACGTCCCCGTCGAAAAAGTCTACGACACCATCGAGGCCATAGCCGACCTGGAGCCGGGCTACGTCAGCGTCACCTACGGCGCCGGAGGCTCGAGCCGGGACAGGACGGTCGAAATCGCCTCGAGGCTCCATCGCGTCTACGGCCTGAACGCCGTGGCCCACCTGACGGGAATGAGCCACGACGTCGCCGAGCTGGACGCCATCTGCACTTCCCTGCTGGATCGGGGCGTCACCAACATCCTCGCCCTTCGAGGCGATCGTCCCCTCGAAGGGCCCGATGTCGTGAAAGGCTATCCCTACGCCTCGGAACTCATCGCCCACATCCGGAGCGCCTTCCCGGGACGCTTCTGCATCGCCGCCGCCGCCTACCCCGAAGGGCACGTCGAGTGCGCCGACGGCGAGGAGGATCTGGACCACCTCAAGGAGAAAGTCGAGGCCGGAGCCGATCTCCTCATCTCCCAGCTCTTCTTCGACAACGAGCGTTTCCATCGCTTCCGCGACCGTCTCGCCGGGCGTGCCATCGACGTCCCCCTCGTCGCCGGCGTCTTTCCCGTCCTCAACGTGAGGCAGGTCCAGCGCATCGTCTCCCTCTGCGGCGCCTCGCTGCCGCCCAAGTTCACCCGCATGATGGCCCGTTACGCCAACCACCCCGAGGCTCTGGCCGAGGCGGGCGTCGCCTACGCCACGGAGCAGATCGTCGATCTCCTCGCTTCGGGCGTCGACGGCATTCACCTCTACACCATGAACCGGCCCGAGACGACGCGGCGCATCATGGCCAACATCGGCCGCCTGCGCTCCGTCCGATGA
- a CDS encoding DNA alkylation repair protein — translation MEELLSNLRAAIREKADEGTAEGARRYFKEAIRLYGVKTADVSAIARTFFRSIESRTKEEIFSLCDELWRSGFMEESFVACHWAYALRERYVEGDLDLFERWLENHVSNWASCDTLCNHTLGAYFTAFPHRTETLLDWTRSPNRWVRRASAVSLIIPARKGQFEKEVFAVAERLLLDEDDLVRKGYGWLLKVTCAEHEDDVFRYVLARKDVMPRTALRYAIEKMSPERRREAMGK, via the coding sequence TTGGAAGAGCTTCTGTCGAATCTGCGCGCAGCCATCAGGGAAAAAGCCGACGAAGGGACCGCCGAGGGCGCCCGGCGCTACTTCAAGGAGGCCATCCGCCTCTACGGCGTCAAGACGGCCGACGTTTCGGCCATCGCCAGAACATTCTTCCGAAGCATCGAGTCCAGGACGAAGGAGGAGATCTTCTCCCTCTGCGACGAGCTGTGGCGATCGGGCTTCATGGAAGAGTCCTTCGTCGCCTGCCACTGGGCCTACGCCCTGAGGGAGCGCTACGTCGAAGGCGACCTGGACCTTTTCGAAAGATGGCTTGAAAACCACGTCAGCAATTGGGCCTCCTGCGATACCCTCTGCAACCACACCCTCGGCGCCTACTTCACGGCCTTTCCCCACCGGACGGAGACCCTGCTGGACTGGACGCGATCGCCCAATCGATGGGTCCGGAGGGCTTCGGCCGTCTCCCTCATCATCCCCGCCAGAAAAGGGCAGTTCGAAAAAGAGGTCTTCGCCGTAGCCGAAAGGCTCCTTCTCGACGAGGACGATCTGGTCCGCAAGGGCTACGGCTGGCTCCTCAAGGTCACCTGCGCCGAACACGAAGACGACGTCTTCCGCTACGTCCTGGCAAGAAAGGACGTCATGCCCCGCACGGCCCTCCGCTACGCCATCGAGAAGATGTCCCCCGAGCGGCGCCGGGAGGCCATGGGCAAATAG
- a CDS encoding sodium:solute symporter family protein — MQLHALDMVVVALYFISLISIGYFIMKQAQKGKENESFLAADRNMGLIRTAGSAAATDLGGGFSIAMGGLGFSIGISGSWLIGVSGLSAVLAALLMAPKIKRWSDKVKGLTTGDLFESRFDKKTGLVAALLIGLAWWTFVGGQVIAGAKLVAGTIGLDVTTTIIIAGIIILAYTAMGGLKAVMTLDVYQLVVLFVGVVFVLVPMGLKHVGGYGSLMEQLAANPETVTLTRWGAVDMKTAVGWFLSIFPVWFISIATFQRVIAAKDENTAKWGIFLTGFPIEWPLFAIGMTLVGLLAHLVAPGLSDPELATPTMIVTILPIGLSGLVVAAYMAAVLSTADSCLMGSVAIFTNDIYRKLLNPEASDKQLMKVNRLAVVIMGAFAIGLAYKIPRVIDLVMYAYTFGAAGLFFPMLALLFWPRATATGAFWSILLGGGSALIWSLMGDPGGFSGSYIGWAVSFVAIVAISLATGHSPEENLALFGAES; from the coding sequence ATGCAACTTCACGCTCTGGACATGGTCGTCGTCGCTCTTTATTTCATATCGCTCATCTCCATCGGCTACTTCATCATGAAACAGGCCCAGAAGGGGAAGGAAAACGAGTCCTTCCTGGCCGCCGACAGGAACATGGGCCTGATCCGAACGGCAGGATCGGCGGCGGCGACGGACCTCGGCGGCGGCTTCAGCATCGCCATGGGCGGCCTGGGCTTCAGCATCGGGATATCGGGTTCCTGGCTCATCGGCGTCTCGGGCCTCAGCGCCGTCCTTGCGGCCCTGTTGATGGCGCCCAAGATCAAGCGCTGGTCCGACAAGGTCAAGGGGCTGACGACAGGCGACCTCTTCGAATCCCGATTCGACAAGAAGACGGGGCTCGTGGCGGCCCTTCTCATCGGCCTCGCCTGGTGGACGTTCGTCGGCGGCCAGGTCATCGCCGGGGCCAAGCTCGTGGCGGGGACGATCGGCCTGGACGTGACGACGACGATCATCATCGCCGGCATCATCATTCTGGCCTATACGGCCATGGGCGGTCTCAAGGCCGTCATGACCCTCGACGTATACCAGCTCGTCGTCCTCTTCGTCGGCGTCGTTTTCGTCCTCGTCCCCATGGGACTGAAACACGTCGGCGGCTACGGATCCCTCATGGAACAGCTCGCCGCCAACCCCGAGACGGTCACGTTGACCCGTTGGGGAGCCGTCGACATGAAGACGGCCGTGGGGTGGTTCCTCTCCATCTTCCCCGTCTGGTTCATCTCCATCGCAACCTTCCAGCGCGTCATCGCCGCCAAGGACGAGAACACGGCCAAATGGGGCATCTTCCTGACCGGATTCCCCATCGAGTGGCCCCTTTTCGCCATCGGCATGACTCTCGTCGGCCTTCTGGCCCATCTCGTCGCCCCCGGTCTCTCCGACCCCGAGCTGGCGACGCCGACGATGATCGTCACCATTCTCCCCATCGGGCTCTCGGGCCTCGTCGTGGCGGCCTACATGGCCGCCGTCCTCTCGACGGCCGACTCCTGCCTCATGGGCTCCGTCGCCATCTTCACCAACGACATCTATCGCAAGCTCCTCAATCCCGAAGCCTCGGACAAACAGCTCATGAAGGTCAACCGCCTGGCCGTCGTCATCATGGGAGCCTTCGCCATCGGGCTGGCCTACAAAATCCCCCGCGTCATCGACCTCGTCATGTACGCCTACACCTTCGGAGCCGCGGGGCTCTTCTTCCCCATGCTGGCCCTCCTCTTCTGGCCGCGGGCCACGGCGACGGGGGCCTTCTGGAGCATCCTCCTCGGCGGCGGCTCGGCCCTCATCTGGTCCCTCATGGGCGACCCCGGCGGCTTTTCCGGCTCCTACATCGGATGGGCCGTCTCCTTCGTCGCCATCGTGGCCATCTCCCTCGCCACAGGGCACAGCCCCGAAGAGAATCTCGCCCTTTTCGGCGCCGAAAGCTGA
- a CDS encoding tryptophanase — translation MVERIMPEPYRIKMVEPVKVPDRDEREEALKRAHYNMFGLRSQDVYIDLLTDSGTGAMSKYQWGALMIGDEAYAGADSFFSLKKAVKEILGFDYVVPTHQGRAAENVVFGTLVKKGDVVPFNMPFDTTRAHIFNNGGEPLDCVIDEAYHPEVQHPFKGNVDIKKLEAAVAKYGKDRIPFVMVTITNNSGGGQPVSLENLRQVSDVCRSHGILLLLDGARMAENAYFIKTREEACRGMSVAEILKETMNTADAITVSCKKDPLVNIGGMVCSRTEELHNSFLPRVILFEGYATYGGLAGRDLEALALGLREMVDEQYLAHRVAQVRYLGDLLGEGGVPCVTPAGGHAIFIDAAAFLPHIPQSAYPADVLGIEIYREGAIRGIGLGALAFATPDETGRIVYPKLELFRLAINRRTYTNHHIEFIAQTILDVYGRRDAIRYGLKEGYAPAVKGMKHFLVHLEPYAL, via the coding sequence ATGGTTGAACGCATCATGCCCGAGCCCTACCGCATCAAGATGGTGGAACCCGTCAAGGTCCCCGACAGGGACGAGAGGGAGGAGGCCCTGAAGAGGGCCCATTACAACATGTTCGGCCTCCGCTCCCAGGACGTCTACATCGATCTGCTGACCGACTCGGGGACGGGAGCCATGAGCAAGTACCAGTGGGGTGCCCTCATGATCGGCGACGAGGCCTACGCCGGAGCGGACAGCTTCTTCAGCCTCAAGAAGGCCGTCAAGGAGATTCTGGGCTTCGACTACGTCGTCCCCACCCACCAGGGCCGGGCCGCCGAAAACGTCGTCTTCGGAACCCTCGTCAAAAAGGGCGACGTCGTCCCCTTCAACATGCCCTTCGACACGACGCGGGCCCACATTTTCAACAACGGCGGCGAGCCGCTGGACTGCGTCATCGACGAGGCCTACCACCCCGAGGTGCAGCACCCCTTCAAGGGCAACGTGGACATCAAAAAGCTCGAGGCGGCCGTCGCCAAATACGGCAAGGACCGCATTCCCTTCGTCATGGTCACCATCACCAACAACTCCGGCGGCGGCCAGCCCGTGAGCCTCGAGAACCTCCGCCAGGTCTCGGACGTCTGCCGCAGCCACGGCATTCTCCTTCTCCTCGACGGCGCCCGCATGGCCGAGAACGCCTACTTCATCAAGACCCGCGAAGAGGCCTGCCGCGGCATGTCCGTCGCCGAGATCCTCAAGGAGACGATGAACACGGCCGACGCCATCACCGTCTCCTGCAAGAAGGATCCTCTCGTCAACATCGGCGGCATGGTCTGCAGCCGCACCGAGGAGCTCCACAATTCCTTCCTCCCCCGGGTCATCCTCTTCGAGGGCTACGCCACCTACGGCGGCCTGGCCGGGAGGGACCTGGAGGCCCTCGCCCTGGGACTGAGGGAGATGGTCGACGAGCAGTATCTGGCCCACCGCGTCGCCCAGGTCCGCTACCTCGGCGATCTGCTGGGCGAGGGGGGCGTTCCCTGCGTGACCCCCGCCGGCGGACATGCCATCTTCATCGACGCCGCCGCCTTCCTGCCCCACATCCCCCAGAGCGCCTACCCCGCCGACGTGCTGGGCATCGAGATCTATAGGGAAGGGGCCATCCGCGGCATCGGACTGGGCGCTCTCGCCTTCGCCACGCCCGACGAGACGGGCCGGATCGTCTACCCCAAGCTGGAGCTTTTCCGTCTTGCCATCAACCGCAGGACCTACACGAACCACCACATCGAGTTCATCGCCCAGACGATTCTGGACGTCTACGGGCGGCGCGACGCGATCCGCTACGGCCTCAAGGAAGGCTACGCCCCGGCCGTCAAGGGGATGAAGCACTTCCTCGTCCACCTCGAACCCTACGCCCTCTAA
- a CDS encoding RidA family protein, whose protein sequence is MKKAIHTDKAPKALGPYSPAIDGGDTVFLSGQLGIDPAAGKLVDGVEAQARQALENIGNVLDAAGLTLENVVKTTIFLADMKDFAVVNAVYGSFFAEPFPARSCVQVAALPAGGLVEIEVLARR, encoded by the coding sequence GTGAAGAAGGCAATCCACACCGACAAGGCACCGAAGGCTCTCGGCCCCTACTCCCCGGCCATCGACGGAGGCGACACGGTCTTCCTCTCGGGCCAGCTCGGCATCGATCCCGCGGCGGGCAAGCTCGTCGACGGCGTCGAGGCCCAGGCCCGTCAGGCCCTGGAGAACATCGGCAACGTCCTCGACGCGGCGGGGCTGACTCTGGAGAACGTGGTCAAGACGACGATCTTCCTGGCCGACATGAAGGACTTCGCCGTCGTCAACGCCGTCTACGGTTCCTTCTTCGCCGAGCCCTTCCCGGCCCGCTCCTGCGTTCAGGTGGCGGCCCTTCCCGCCGGGGGGCTCGTCGAGATCGAAGTGCTGGCCCGGCGCTGA
- a CDS encoding DUF3795 domain-containing protein, with the protein MAVWLRWPSGSSGFDGGIHLWRAFAARFGVIKALRRSYAASPVSKGESEMKDSVAYCGLFCESCGVYIATQNKDDKELERIAQKMKTKKEDIPCEGCRSKILSLHCRSCRYRECAQNKEIDNCEECHDFPCDELREFQGQMPHRAELFESARFRKEKGVTQWLEKMKEDYSCESCGFINSPYYIICKKCGNDPGNKFIRRNISLLKR; encoded by the coding sequence ATGGCGGTCTGGCTCCGATGGCCTTCGGGGTCCTCGGGTTTTGACGGGGGGATCCACCTCTGGAGGGCGTTTGCGGCGCGATTCGGCGTCATAAAGGCGTTACGAAGAAGCTATGCAGCATCTCCGGTGAGTAAAGGAGAAAGCGAAATGAAAGATTCGGTGGCGTATTGTGGCCTTTTTTGCGAGTCCTGCGGTGTGTATATAGCGACTCAAAACAAGGATGACAAAGAACTTGAAAGAATTGCCCAAAAAATGAAAACAAAGAAGGAGGACATCCCCTGCGAGGGATGTCGATCAAAGATTTTGAGTCTGCATTGTAGAAGTTGCAGATACAGAGAGTGTGCTCAGAATAAAGAAATAGATAACTGTGAGGAATGTCATGATTTTCCATGTGATGAACTCAGGGAATTTCAAGGACAAATGCCTCATCGTGCTGAATTGTTCGAATCAGCGCGATTCAGAAAAGAAAAAGGGGTTACACAATGGCTGGAGAAGATGAAGGAAGATTATTCATGTGAGTCCTGCGGATTCATAAATTCGCCGTATTATATAATATGCAAGAAATGTGGCAATGATCCAGGAAATAAATTCATAAGAAGAAATATTTCTCTATTGAAGAGATGA